From Hoeflea sp. 108:
CCTTACGGCGCAGAGCGTCCTTTTTGGACGCGCAAAGGATGCTCCGGGACTTTAAGGTGGTGCATGGTTCCTTCTGAAAATCGATTCCGATTTTCGGGGCCATGCACTAGATTTGAGTCGACGGCTGGGAAGTGAAAGGGAAGCGCGATGCGTTGGAATTCCGGGCAGGAGATGCAGGCCACCGCTGCCGCAGGGGCCGCGGCCGGGCTTGGTGACTTGCCCGAATGGGACCTCGCCGACCTCTATGCCGGCATGGATGCGCCTGAACTGGCGCGCGATCTGGAAAAGGCTTCGGCCGATGCCGTTGCCTTCGAGGCGCGCTGGAAGGGCACGCTCGCTGTCGAGGCCGGGCGCGGCGCTGCAGGCAAGCTCGGCGAAGCCATGCAGACCTACGAAGCGCTTGAAGAACTGGTCGGCCGGGTCGTCTCCTACGCCGGGCTGGTCTATGCCGGCGACACCTCCGACCCCAAGCGTGCCAAGCTCTACGGCGATATCCAGGAGAAGATGACCGATGCCAGCGCGCATCTTCTGTTCTTCGCCCTCGAGCTGAACCTGGTCGACGACGCGCTGATCCTTTCGGCACTCGATGCCGATCCGGCTTTTGGCCATTACCGACCCTGGGTGCTCGATCTCAGGAAGGACAAGCCCTACCAGCTCGAGGACCGCGTCGAGCAACTGTTCCACGAGAAGTCGATCACCGGCCGCGGTTCGTGGAACCGGCTGTTCGACGAGACGATGACCGAGCTGCGCTTCGATGTCGGCGGCGAGGAGCTGACGCTGGAGCCGGCGCTGAACAAGCTGCAGGATCCTGATGGCGAGGTGCGCCGCGCGGCCTCCGAGGCGCTCGCTGCGACCTTCCGCAAGAACCTGCGCGTCTTCACGCTGATCACCAACACGCTGGCCAAGGACAAGGAAATCTCCGACCGCTGGCGCGGCTTCGAGGACATCGCCGATTCACGCCACCTCGCCAACCGCGTCGAACGCGAGGTGGTCGACGCCCTTGCCGCCTCGGTGCGCGAGGCCTATCCGCGCCTGTCGCACCGCTACTATGCGATGAAGGCCAAGTGGCTCGGCATGGACGCGATGAACCACTGGGACCGCAACGCCCCCCTGCCCGAGACGCCACAGGCGACCATCGGCTGGAGCGAGGCTCGCGACACGGTGCTGACCGCCTATGGCAACTTCTCGCCGGAGATGGCCAACATCGCCCGCGACTTCTTCGACCGCCGCTGGATCGACGCCCCCGTACGTCCCGGCAAGGCGCCGGGCGCCTTTGCCCATCCGACAGTGCCGTCGGCGCACCCTTACGTGCTGCTCAACTACATGGGTAAGCCGCGCGACGTCATGACCCTAGCCCATGAGCTCGGCCACGGCGTGCACCAGGTGCTGGCTGCCGGCCAGGGCGCGCTCATGGCCTCGACGCCGCTGACGCTGGCTGAGACGGCAAGCGTCTTCGGCGAGATGCTGACCTTCCGCTCGCTGCTCGACCGCACCACCGACAAGCGCGAGCGCAAGGCGATGCTGGCGCAGAAGGTCGAGGACATGATCAACACGGTCGTGCGCCAGATCGCCTTCTATGAATTCGAGCGCAAGGTGCATTCGGAACGCAAGAACGGCGAGCTGACATCAGACCAGCTCGGCCAGTTCTGGCTCGAGGTGCAGGCCGAAAGCCTGGGGCCGGCGATCAAGCTGCGCGAAGGCTACGAAGTGTTCTGGACCTACATCCCGCACTTCATCCACTCGCCCTTCTACGTCTATGCCTACGCCTTCGGCGACTGCCTGGTGAACTCGCTGTTTGCGGTCTACCAAAACGCCGAGCGTGGCTTCCAGGACAAGTATTTCGAGATGCTGCGCGCCGGCGGCACCAAGCACCATTCCGAGCTGCTGAAGCCATTCGGGCTGGATGCCACCGACCCGGCCTTCTGGCAGAAGGGCCTTGCCGTCATCAGCGGCCTCATCGATGAACTGGAAGCGCTGGACTGAGACGGCGCTTCGCCTCCTGAAATCATGGCAGATCTTACTTCACCCTTCGTCCTGTTCCGGGATGATCGCGCCGGCCAGGAAGTGCTGTTCGAGGCACCGCGCGAAACCATCGTTGCGCACGGCGCCGACGACTTCTTTCCCGCGCTCGCGGCTGCCCAGGCCGCGCATGACAGCGGCAAGTGGCTCGCCGGCTACTTCGCCTATGAGGCAGGCTACCTGCTCGAGCCGAAGCTCCGGCCGCTATTGCCAGAGGGGCGGCGCACGCCGCTGATCTGCCTGGGCGTATTCGACCAGCCATCGGGCCGTGTGCGTCCGCCTGCACCAGGGCCAGCAACCAACGGGCCGATCTTCGACGCTCGCGCCGCATGGTCGGAGGCAGACTACGAACGCCGCTTCAAGCGGCTCCACCAGCACATTCGCCAGGGCGACTGCTACCAGGCCAATCTCACCTTCCCCGTACAGGCGCAATGGACCGGCACGCCGCTCGATGCCTTCGACGCGCTGATTGCGCGCCAGCCGGTGAAATACGGCTCGCTCGTCTCGCTCGGCGGCCCGGTCGTGCTGTCGCGTTCGCCCGAACTGTTCTTCGAGATCGACGGCGAAGGCTGGATCGAGACCCATCCGATGAAGGGCACAGCCCCGCGCGGCAAGACATCAGAAGAGGATGCTGCACTCAGGGAGTTTCTGCGCAACGACGAGAAGAACCAGGCGGAAAACCGCATGATCGTCGACCTTTTGCGCAACGACATTTCGTTGATCAGCGAGGTCGGTTCGCTCGACGTGCCCGAGTTGTTCCGCATCGAGAGCTATCCGACCGTGCACCAGATGGTCAGCACCGTCAGGGCCAAGCTCCTGCCAAGCCTTTCCATCGAGCGCATCTTCGCTGCCCTTTTCCCCTGCGGCTCGATAACAGGTGCGCCGAAGATCCGTGCCATGGAAATCCTCCACGATCTCGAAGGCACGCCGCGCGACGTCTATTGCGGCTCCATCGGCTGGATCGCGCCCGGCGGCACCATGCGCTTCAACGTGGCGATCCGCACCATCACGCTCTTCCCCGATGGCGAGGCCGTCTACAATGTCGGCGGCGGCGTGGTGTTCGATTCGACGGCAGAAGCGGAGTATGCGGAATGTCTTCTGAAAGCACGCTTCGCGACCGGCTCGGTGCCGGCTTCGAGCTGATCGAGACACTGCGCTGGGAGCCCGAAAGCGGCTTCCTGCGCGGCGACCGCCATCTCGCCCGGCTCGCGGCCTCGGCGGAGGTACTCGGCTTCGCCTTCGACCTTACGGCCGTCAGGCAGGCTTTGGCGAAGGCCGCCACCGGCGACACGCCGCTCAGGGTTCGCCTCGCCCTCTCCCAAGACGGCAAGGTCGGTGTGACCAGGCAGGCCTTCGCGCCGCTGTCGCCCGACACGCTGTGGATCCTGTGCATCGCCACACCCCGGCTTGCCTCGACCGACACGCTCCTGCGCCACAAGACCACGCGCCGGCAGGCCTATGACGCCGCCCGCGCCGAGTTTGCCCGCGATGCGGCCGACGAAGTGATCCTGCTCAATGAGGCAGGGCAGGTCTGCGAAGGCACGATCACCAGCCTCTTCCTCGATATGGGCAACGGCGCCCCGCTCAGGACCCCAGCGCTTACCTGCGGCCTTCTCGCCGGCGTGCTGCGCGGAGAGCTGATCGAGAAAGGCGAGGCAGTGGAGGCCAATCTGACCATCGACGATATCGCCAGCGCGTCGAAGATCTTCGTAGGCAACTCGCTGCGCGGGCTCATTGCCGCCAGACTGGTCCAATGAGCTGAGATTGCCGGCATGCGAGGCAAAGGCTAAGTCATCCCAACCTCAGGAAGCGACAGGTTCGGATGACCGCTGTAGTTACGCACACGCCCTATGACGGCACATCAAAACCCTTCGCCATCGGCCTGAAGCAGGCGGAGCCGCGCGACTGGATCGAGCTTGACGGCCATCTCGGCGCTTATCTGGCCGAGAAGGACAGGCTTTACACCGAAGTGCCCGACAAGGTGTTCGTCGCCGAGCCGGAAACGCGGGCGGCCCAGCAGGAGGTGCTGGACTTGCTGGTCGCGCATCTGACCGAGCGCTTCCCCCAGACCTATCGCCTCGAAGGCGAGCGCTGCCTCATCGCCGGCATGGATCGCGCCATCGACATCGCCAATCCCGGCGACAATCCCCTGATCGCCGCCTCGAAGCTGGTGCAGGAAGACCTGATCCTGATGCGGCAGGGCGAGGATGGCTGGCGGCTGGCCGCCGGATCGCTGTGTTTCCCCTCGTCGTGGAAGCTGACCGAAAAATTCGGCCTGCCGATCCACCACATCCACGGCCCGGTGCCCGGCTTCGGCCCCGGCACGCGCATGGCCGAACTGATCGCCCGCATGTTCGACAAGCTTGCCGTGCTGGTCGAGCGCTTCAACTGGTCGATCCAGGCCAATGGCGATCTCTACCATCCACTCTCCGACCGCCAGCGCATCGCGCGTTCGGCCGAGACGCACTCGACCTTTGCCGATGCCGACGCTGCGGGACGCGCCTTCATCCGGGTCGAGCGGCAGACGCTGCGAAAGCTGCCGGTGTCGGGCGACATCCTGTTCACCATCCGCATCTATCTCGATCCGCTGGCGGTGCTTGCGCGTCATGAGGACCGCGCCCGGCTGGCCGCCTCCTTCACCGATCAGCTGATGAGCCTCGACCGCGACCAGCTCGACTACAAGGGCCTCTCCGCCGATCGTGACAGGCTGGTTGGCTTCCTCAACGGCATGGCTCCAGCCGGCTAACAATAGCGGCATAACGTCCGGTTCCTACAGCATCTAGGAAGCGGATTCGCTTTATTGCCATAAGCATGTATGGTTTAGGCGTTGAAGCCGGGTCAATCGTGGCCCGGCTCTTTTAGTGTGAGAAGGAGTGCCATAAAAAATGGCGAATGAAAAATGGTCCGTCTACGGTGAGATTACTGGTCCTGTTGTGATGATCGGCTTCGGCTCGATCGGTCGTGGAACGCTCCCCCTCATCGAACGCCATTTCAAATTCGACAAGTCGCGCATGGTGATTATCGATCCCAGCGACGAAAACCGAAAACTCGCGGATGAGCGTGGCATCAAATTCATCCAGGAGGCGGTAACCAAGGACAATTACAAGGAGCTGCTGACGCCCCTGCTGACCAACGGCGGCGGCCAGGGCTTCTGCGTCAACCTGTCGGTCGATACCGGCTCGGTCGACCTCATGCATCTCAGCCGCAAGCTTGGCGCGCTCTATGTCGACACCGTCATCGAGCCCTGGCTCGGTTTCTACTTCGACAACAGCGCCGACAATAGCGAGCGCACCAACTACGCCCTGCGCGAAACCCTGCTCGCCGAAAGGCGCAAGCACCCCGGCGGTCCGACCGCCGTTTCCACCTGCGGCGCCAACCCGGGCATGGTCTCGTGGTTCGTCAAGCAGGCGCTGGTCAACCTCGCCAACGATCTCGGCCTCGAATTCGAGGAGCCTGCGCAGCAGGATCGCGACGGCTGGGCAGCGTTGATGAAGAAGGCCGGCGTCAAGGGCATCCACATCGCCGAGCGCGACACCCAGCGCACCAAGAACCCCAAGCCGATGAACGTGTTCTGGAACACCTGGTCGGTCGAGGGCTTCATCTCCGAGGGCCTGCAGCCGGCCGAGCTGGGCTGGGGTACCCACGAGACGTGGAAGCCCAAGAACGCCAAGAAGTTCAAGAAGGGCTGCAAGGCGGCGATCTATCTGGAGCAGCCGGGCGCCAACACCCGCGTCCGCACCTGGTGCCCGACGCCTGGCCCGCAATACGGCTTCCTGGTGACGCATAACGAGGCGATCTCCATCGCCGACTTCTTCACCGTGCGCTCGAAGAAGGGCAAGGTCATCTATCGCCCGACCTGCCACTACGCCTACCACCCCTGCAACGACGCGGTTCTGTCGATGCACGAGATGTTCGGTGCTGCCGGCAAGCCGCAGCCCGTCCATCACGTTCTCGACGAGGACGAACTGGTCGACGGCAAGGACGAGCTCGGCGTGCTGCTCTACGGCCACGACAAGAACGCATACTGGTACGGCTCGCAGCTGACGCTCGAGCAGGCCCGCAAGCTTGCGCCTTATCAGAACGCCACCGGCCTGCAGGTGACCTCGGCCGTGCTCTCCGGCATGGTCTGGGCGCTCGAGAACCCCGAGGCCGGCATCGTCGAGGCCGACGAGATGGACTACAAGCGTTGCCTCGAAGTGCAGCAGCAGTATCTCGGACCGGTCAACGGCCACTACACCGACTGGACCCCGCTCGACGGCCGCCCCGGCCTGTTCGAGGAGGACATCGACAAGGACGACCCCTGGCAGTTCCGCAACATCCTGGTGCGCTGATCGGCGTCACCGGAAAAGAAAAGGGCGCCAGACGGCGCCCTTTTTGTTTGTGGCGATAAAGCCCGCGACTACTTGCGCAGCTCTGCCTCGATGTCGTCGAGCGCCTTGTCCTTGCCGATGCCGGTGAGGAAGGCGAGGCCCTTGATGACCGGCACCGTGACCGACGCCGAGATCGGCGTGGTGGCAACGATCAGGTCGACATTGTCGGCCAGGCTGGGCACCTCGGTTGCCTTGCACTGCATGGCGTTGAAAGTCAGCCCGCGCGCCTTCATTGCCTCGGTGACGGTGGCGTTGACGGCGGTCGAGGTGGCGACGCCTGTGCCGCAGGCGAAAAGAACGGTTTTCTGTTTGGCCATCGTGAAATCCCCCTGTTAGCCCAGTGCAGCGGCAACGTCGGCTGCGGATGCAGCACGGCTCAGCCCGGCAAGGGCCTCTTCGCTCTGGATCGTGTCCATGATTTCCTGAAGCATGTCTATCTGCTTGTCCTTGTCGTTGATCGCAAGCAGGAACACGTAACCGACAGGAACCGCCTCGTCGGGGTCTTCCATGTTGGCGAAGTCGACCGGCTGCGACAGCACCGCCAGTGCAATGCCCGGCTTGATGACATGTTCGGGATCGGTGTGCGGAATGGCGACATTGAGCGCGTAGCCGAGCGGCAGGCCGGTGGGCATCGTCGCCTCGCGGCGGACAACCGCGTCGGCATAGCTGCCCTTCACATAGCCCAATGCCTCGAGCTTGCCCGCGAGCAGGCGGATGACGGCTTCGCCATCAGTGGCATCGACCCCGAGCGCGATTGCTTCGGGGTCGATGTGGTTCATGAGGGCTCGCGCCATCCTTGTCTCCTTGTGGCGGAGCCGGCGGCACATGCCGTCGGCTCCGGTATCTCGGTTCAGCCTGAGGTCGCGTAGCGCACGCTGCCGGCCTCGGTGCCTTCGCCGTCATCCTCGGCGCCGGCTGCCCGTTCCCAGGCCGCGCTGTTGCGGCGGTAGAGGAAGAACAGCGCCGCGATGATGGCCGCCAGCAGCACCAGCCCGCCGATCGCCAGCCACTGGATGGCTTCGATGATCACGTAAGGCACCCACAGGAAGCCGTCGACGACGGAGGTGATCTGCACAGCGTTCGCAGGCATCTGGAAGCCCGACGACACGGCAGCGCTGGTGAACAGCGGCGCAAGCGCGTTGGCGACGTAGAAGCCGAGAGCGAGCGTG
This genomic window contains:
- a CDS encoding DUF3445 domain-containing protein → MTAVVTHTPYDGTSKPFAIGLKQAEPRDWIELDGHLGAYLAEKDRLYTEVPDKVFVAEPETRAAQQEVLDLLVAHLTERFPQTYRLEGERCLIAGMDRAIDIANPGDNPLIAASKLVQEDLILMRQGEDGWRLAAGSLCFPSSWKLTEKFGLPIHHIHGPVPGFGPGTRMAELIARMFDKLAVLVERFNWSIQANGDLYHPLSDRQRIARSAETHSTFADADAAGRAFIRVERQTLRKLPVSGDILFTIRIYLDPLAVLARHEDRARLAASFTDQLMSLDRDQLDYKGLSADRDRLVGFLNGMAPAG
- a CDS encoding PTS sugar transporter subunit IIA, with amino-acid sequence MARALMNHIDPEAIALGVDATDGEAVIRLLAGKLEALGYVKGSYADAVVRREATMPTGLPLGYALNVAIPHTDPEHVIKPGIALAVLSQPVDFANMEDPDEAVPVGYVFLLAINDKDKQIDMLQEIMDTIQSEEALAGLSRAASAADVAAALG
- a CDS encoding homospermidine synthase, with translation MANEKWSVYGEITGPVVMIGFGSIGRGTLPLIERHFKFDKSRMVIIDPSDENRKLADERGIKFIQEAVTKDNYKELLTPLLTNGGGQGFCVNLSVDTGSVDLMHLSRKLGALYVDTVIEPWLGFYFDNSADNSERTNYALRETLLAERRKHPGGPTAVSTCGANPGMVSWFVKQALVNLANDLGLEFEEPAQQDRDGWAALMKKAGVKGIHIAERDTQRTKNPKPMNVFWNTWSVEGFISEGLQPAELGWGTHETWKPKNAKKFKKGCKAAIYLEQPGANTRVRTWCPTPGPQYGFLVTHNEAISIADFFTVRSKKGKVIYRPTCHYAYHPCNDAVLSMHEMFGAAGKPQPVHHVLDEDELVDGKDELGVLLYGHDKNAYWYGSQLTLEQARKLAPYQNATGLQVTSAVLSGMVWALENPEAGIVEADEMDYKRCLEVQQQYLGPVNGHYTDWTPLDGRPGLFEEDIDKDDPWQFRNILVR
- a CDS encoding PTS sugar transporter subunit IIB, whose product is MAKQKTVLFACGTGVATSTAVNATVTEAMKARGLTFNAMQCKATEVPSLADNVDLIVATTPISASVTVPVIKGLAFLTGIGKDKALDDIEAELRK
- a CDS encoding M3 family oligoendopeptidase — translated: MRWNSGQEMQATAAAGAAAGLGDLPEWDLADLYAGMDAPELARDLEKASADAVAFEARWKGTLAVEAGRGAAGKLGEAMQTYEALEELVGRVVSYAGLVYAGDTSDPKRAKLYGDIQEKMTDASAHLLFFALELNLVDDALILSALDADPAFGHYRPWVLDLRKDKPYQLEDRVEQLFHEKSITGRGSWNRLFDETMTELRFDVGGEELTLEPALNKLQDPDGEVRRAASEALAATFRKNLRVFTLITNTLAKDKEISDRWRGFEDIADSRHLANRVEREVVDALAASVREAYPRLSHRYYAMKAKWLGMDAMNHWDRNAPLPETPQATIGWSEARDTVLTAYGNFSPEMANIARDFFDRRWIDAPVRPGKAPGAFAHPTVPSAHPYVLLNYMGKPRDVMTLAHELGHGVHQVLAAGQGALMASTPLTLAETASVFGEMLTFRSLLDRTTDKRERKAMLAQKVEDMINTVVRQIAFYEFERKVHSERKNGELTSDQLGQFWLEVQAESLGPAIKLREGYEVFWTYIPHFIHSPFYVYAYAFGDCLVNSLFAVYQNAERGFQDKYFEMLRAGGTKHHSELLKPFGLDATDPAFWQKGLAVISGLIDELEALD
- a CDS encoding aminotransferase class IV family protein yields the protein MSSESTLRDRLGAGFELIETLRWEPESGFLRGDRHLARLAASAEVLGFAFDLTAVRQALAKAATGDTPLRVRLALSQDGKVGVTRQAFAPLSPDTLWILCIATPRLASTDTLLRHKTTRRQAYDAARAEFARDAADEVILLNEAGQVCEGTITSLFLDMGNGAPLRTPALTCGLLAGVLRGELIEKGEAVEANLTIDDIASASKIFVGNSLRGLIAARLVQ
- a CDS encoding aminodeoxychorismate synthase component I, which translates into the protein MADLTSPFVLFRDDRAGQEVLFEAPRETIVAHGADDFFPALAAAQAAHDSGKWLAGYFAYEAGYLLEPKLRPLLPEGRRTPLICLGVFDQPSGRVRPPAPGPATNGPIFDARAAWSEADYERRFKRLHQHIRQGDCYQANLTFPVQAQWTGTPLDAFDALIARQPVKYGSLVSLGGPVVLSRSPELFFEIDGEGWIETHPMKGTAPRGKTSEEDAALREFLRNDEKNQAENRMIVDLLRNDISLISEVGSLDVPELFRIESYPTVHQMVSTVRAKLLPSLSIERIFAALFPCGSITGAPKIRAMEILHDLEGTPRDVYCGSIGWIAPGGTMRFNVAIRTITLFPDGEAVYNVGGGVVFDSTAEAEYAECLLKARFATGSVPASS